GATTGCTCTGCGCGAACGAGATGATCAGGTGGGCCCACTGGATCGACACGGCCTCGTCACCCTCATGCACGACCGGAACCTGCATCGGCTTGACGTTGACGTCGAAGGCCTTGTCCTGGCCCGAGAAGCTGCGCAGGAAGGCACGCGATTGCGGCGCATCGAGATAGAAGGCGGCCGCGCTCTGGCCCACCAGGCGGCGGGCATCGGGACGGCCGATCTCGGGAGCAACCAGGCGCTCGTTCATCAGGTCGACGAGGAAGGTCAGGGCCTGACGGCTGGCATCACTGTCCACCACGACCTTCCCGCTCGGCTCGATCACGTGGCCGCCGAAATTGTAAGCCCACATCAGGAAGTCGACGAGGATGTCGCTATTGTTCTTGGTGGCCATGGCATAGGGCACCGAATTGGGCACAGTGTCACGGACCTTGATCAGGTCGGCCTTGAACTCTTCGACGGTCTTGGGCAGCTCGGTGATGCCGGCCTGGGTCAGCACCGCCTGGTTGGCCACCATGCCGATCGAGCCGGACATCAGCGGCAGCGCATATTGCTTGCCATTGAACTGGCCCATGGCGAGAGCTTCGGGCGCATAGGTCTGGGCGAGGTAATCCTTGCCGAACACCTCGTTGTAGTCGACGAGGCCCGGCAGCGTGCTGAACATGGGCAGCCAGCGTTCGGAAATCTGCGCGACATCGGGCAGCGTCTTGGAGCGGGCGCGCAGGAACATGGTCTTCTGCATGTCGCCGAAGGCGGTGCCGATAGGCTCGACCGTCAGACCGGTCTTGGTGGTGAAGCCGTCGATAAT
The sequence above is a segment of the Paradevosia shaoguanensis genome. Coding sequences within it:
- a CDS encoding ABC transporter substrate-binding protein gives rise to the protein MTKITKLMATALAAGIFTVGAAQAADLSWMGYSYAEDSAKPSVDRIIDGFTTKTGLTVEPIGTAFGDMQKTMFLRARSKTLPDVAQISERWLPMFSTLPGLVDYNEVFGKDYLAQTYAPEALAMGQFNGKQYALPLMSGSIGMVANQAVLTQAGITELPKTVEEFKADLIKVRDTVPNSVPYAMATKNNSDILVDFLMWAYNFGGHVIEPSGKVVVDSDASRQALTFLVDLMNERLVAPEIGRPDARRLVGQSAAAFYLDAPQSRAFLRSFSGQDKAFDVNVKPMQVPVVHEGDEAVSIQWAHLIISFAQSNPPTEKDPNMQFVKYLGDDAVQTQFPVEQSALPGTISARANPVVADDAYLTAWAQNNAHPQVNEVGTWSNGGELTEILAEEVQAALLGQKTPDEAITSMSQRMAASMTKAGFAQ